The genomic region AGAAAGTTGCTGGTGCCGACTGCGGCTCTCGGCGTCACACTGCAGCTCAATGAGCTCCAGCTGTAAATGGTCTGGAACATTATCTGTGTCCACGGAGAAAGGTGAGGAAAAGAGAGCGATATCCTTCTCAATAGCTGTAAAATCCCGAAAGCGTTGTCTGAACTCTTCAGCCAAAGATTTAATATCTGATGCGTACCTCTTTGTTTGCGCATTGACATTGCTCTCTGGGAATCTGGCCATGATTTCTTGCAGCGCTGAAAAATGTGCAGTATTGGGCTGGGTCTGCGACAGGTGTCTTTCAAACAGTTTGAGCTTGGTTCCAAAGGCTTTAATGTGTGAATATAGTTGGCTTATGACTGCGTCTGGTCCCTGGAGACTGGTGTTAAGGACATTAAGGTGCTTTGTGATATCAACTAGAAAGCCCAAATCAGCTAGCCACATGGGGTCACTTAGTTCTTGCATAGGTTGTCCCTTTTCAGCCAAAAACTCACTGATTTGCTGCCTAAGAGAGTAGAAGCGCGACAGTGCAGAACCCCGACTGAGCCATCGCACGTCAGTGAAATAGACAACATCTCCATATTCTGCATGAATCTCGCTTAAAAACTGTTGAAACTGGCGGTGGAATAGCGCTCTGGAGCGGATATAGTTAATAGCCTTTATCACCGGTTTCATAACATGTTCGTATTGGAGATGTTTGGCACACAGAACTTGCTGATGAATGATGCAATGGAGTTTTACAGCTTGACCCCCTTCTTCACTTACTTTGTTGCATATTAGTGTTGCTAATCCACTTCGTTCGCCAGCCATGGATGGTGCACCATCCGTAATAATCCCAGAAATTTTCTTCCACGGGAGTTTCATGTCATCCATGGCAGCGCAAACAGAAGAGAATAAGTCTGTTCCTTTCGTTTGGGCTTTCAGGCTCTGGAGGTCAAGTAGTTCTTCAGTAACGTTCATTTCATTGTCCACTCCTCTCAAAAAAATAAGCAACTGAGCAGTGTCCGAGGCATCTGTGCTTTCGTCGCAAGCTAGCGAAAAAAATTCAAACTCCTTTCCTCTGACTCCCAATTGTCTTTTGATGTCTGACGACACTTCTTCAATCCTGCGTGCCACGGTGTTACGTACCAGGCAGACTTTAGCAAACTCTTGCTGCTTCTCAGGACATATTTTCTTCACCATAGTCATCACGCAGCCTTTGACAAATTCACCCTCAGTGAAAGGTTTGCAATGATTCGCGATCAGTGTTGCTACCTCGTAACTAGCCTTTGTGGAATTCTCATTTGACTCTCGGGCTCTTGAAAAATACTGCTGCTGTGAGATTAAACTAGCTTCAAGTTGTGTCAATTTCTTGCTGCGTTCCTCCCCTGTCAAATTATCATACATGTCAGCGTGTTTCGTTTGGTAATGTCGCTTGACGTTGAACTCTTTAAAAACAGCCACTGTCTCTTTGCAAATGAGACAGACACAGTTGTTACGTATTTCTGTGAAGAAATAGTCCAATTTCCACCCATCTTTGAAGCGTCGACCCTCGCAGTCAACTTTCCTTTTCTTATTTATTGTCGCCATTTTAGAAAATTGGGGGTAAAAGGTTACACGGGGTGATGTCGCATAGAGTGCTCCTGCCTCTAGTGGGTAAATTAGGAACAGTATTTAGGAACAGCACTTATTAAGTATATGTGCGGGCCAGAAGTTATTAATTCTATTACAGAGGCTGCGGGCCAGATTAAATTTGACCACGGGCCGCATTTGGCCCCCGGGCCGGACTTTGGACATGTCtggtttagatgctgtaggttggacacctctcccctccaagacaccctgaatgacctgtccgagaggtaagaactgaaccattgaataacagtgcctgcgacgcccagtgactcaagcgtagatagcacgatctggtggtttacagtgtcaaaagcagctgataaatccagcaagatgaggacagatgatttagagtctgctttagccagtctgagatcctccacgactgagagcagggcagtctcagttgagtggcctttcttaaagccagattgcttgttgtccatgaggttgttttgagtaagaaagtccaggacttgattgaacactagtttctccaaaatcttggccatgaatggaagcagggataccggtcggtagttttcaagtagcgtttgatccaggttgggtttctttagcagtggggttaccctagcctgcttaaatgaagtagggaatagaccagagtcaagagatgagTTAATTATGTGcatcagtgttggtatgactgcaggagaaatggcttgcaagagatgagaggaaatgggatcaagcggacaggtggttgcatggcttgatagcacgagattggacacctcagactcagagcgctgggaaaaagaggtgagtgtgtgtggtgttggtggtgtatcttgcatgtttgttgtaggtgcagcaaattgagcactgatttttgcagttttggtgcaaaagaatgtagcaaagtcatcagtagtgagtgtggagaaTGCGGGtagaggaggaggatagaggggggaggaatatgttttaaaaagtaagcgagggttggtggcactgttgactttctgacggactTTGACGGActttcattttcggcttagtccctttattaatccggggtcgccacagcggaatgaaccgccaacttatccagcacatgttttacgcagcggatgcacttccagctgcaacccatctctgggaaacatccatacacactcatacactacggacaatttagcctacccaattcacctgtaccacatgtctttggactgtgggggaaacaggatcacctgggggaaacccacgcgaactgagggagaacatgcaaactccacacataaatgccaactgactcagctgaggctcaaaccagctatCTTCTTGcggtgagacgacagcactacctactgcgccactgcgtcacctcattcattcattaaatattaattaatgcattaaccaAGTCAACAAATGacacctttttaaaatatgtttagtttaggttaataataataatggttcaCAGTGCAATTTTGGATTTTACAACAAAAAAGTTTGTCTCATTCTTAGTTTTCAAAAGacagattaaaacaaataattgctATGTTTATGACAGTGTGTGATTAGTTTTTTTTGGGTGACATTTGTGCTGAATTATGCAGTGACTGAAGAAGCTGCATTCATTGTTTTCCTGATTTAATAATTTATGGTCTTTGGCTTTGGGATGCATGGTGGGGCGAGCGCTGTGTGTGCAGCTTTAGGAAACTAAGTGCCTTATTAATATCACAGGTGATGGACTCCCCGCTTTTAATGAGGCTCACTGTCAGCCTGAACTTTATAGATTAGTTCAAGGAGGGTCTCGAGGGACTTGAGGaacgtacacacatacacacatagacacacacactcacgatTGTTTGTTACTCTTAAGGGTACCAAAGACCTGCTTCACACTGAGATGCATATGGATAAGTGCACCATAAAAGCACTTCTACAAAAATAGTTTACATTAGCATCTACTGTATGTGTCAAGTGTGAAAtaattaaacagtgttttataagATCGGTACTGGGGTTTTTGTAACCATAACAGCACTGTTGTGCATGATACATGAAACAAAGGTAGGCGTGTTTCAATGTAAACAGTGGGTGTGTATATTTTActtgcttctgattggtcagtcacaccattccaaggtatgttattcccagttaACCACCTCTAAATAACGCATGACTTCAAATCACCTTGACCACCAGTAAATATGTTCAAATCCATATACTTAAATCCACATTAATATTTGTCTGCTTTTctgtcatgtcatgttttttgaCAGTTTTGAACTGTTTGGTGCCaacttgtgaatgaataatacacaGTTAGTCTATTTTTTACTCAGCCAGGttcatttcataataaaaaagaaatgctgCACCAAAGGCTATGACCATGTACAGTagagaaaataagtattaaacacatcaCCATATTTTTCAAGGAAACATATTTCTTAAGGTCCTATTGACTTAAagttttccccggatgttggtaacagccaaagaaatccatatatgcaaagaaaacacaactaaatagtttataaatgaagttgtgtaatacaattaaatgtcacagggaaaaaagtattgaacacacgaagGAAGGAAGATGTAGAAAGGTAGTGAAaccccagacagcagctgaaatctctcagtagttattcaacaCCCTTCTGCCCTTTGTCAATGTGAATtagtattagctgcttcagtccaatatCTACATTATCAGAATGATTGTTTTGTCCCTATACTTTGTGATCATGATTTTTTTCTCCTTTCaacagcctctctctctctctctctctctctctctctctctctctctctctctctctctctctctctctcatttctaCAGTTTGTTACTATTGGCTCATGCTGCTCAGCTGTTTGCTATGTCTCCCTTGATGTCATCATACTGTCTCCAATCCAGCCACTGCCACAGTGGCATAAAAGTAGTGACAGGACACTACTTGCAAGGCCCAGGACACTTGGAATTTCTGTGTTGTGGTGTGTCAATCATCAGTGAATCGTTTCAATCTGTTCAGTTAGTGTGTTACATTTTGGTATATGTCCACTTTTGTTGTCTATTCTCCATTTGTCCACCGTTAGTTTTTTTTCACCATCAGAGTGGGACAGGTAAGAATGCCGTGTGACATACAATGTGAACTGGCTTTGTATATCACTTTTGTTAGACACACTACACGGAAAAAAAGCTAGGATGCCAGAAAAAAACCCAtaaaataatggccattaaattacagacatttactgtaaaaccaCAGATGGAAAGTtacagaaattttaatttaaggatatttcagtaatttaacgtctattattttacagtaaatgtctgtaaattaatggccgctatttttcttttttttttttcggcagctAGGGTAGGTAAAGGGCGAGCTCCACCCACTGTACTTTTGTTTATCTGTTATCATAATATAGGTAAGGTAATGTGTCAGAAACGCTAAGATTTTCtttacaaaaatgtatatgtttttctttttggatTGTTAGGGTAAATTTGGGCCAATAGAAtaggttgttttgttttatttatttctattgtttggaTGCCGCTTGTGTAACGGGTGTACTGAATTTATGTAATATTGGACCAGACAATATAATCAGAAGACTTCAAGGTAAGTAAAAGGAGGTGGGGGTGTAACTGAGCAATAACCAGACACAAAAggtatgttttaaatataaaaatacttttactttggattgtatgttttttctctttccttatatttttctcagaaaacaataaTTACCTTAGAAATACAAAACTATTTACACATGGTCCCCAGGGTGCACCCACTTTACAATTGTcataaatcaaaaaacaaaatcacaataaatgagtTCAAGTAAAACCAAAAGAAaccataaaaataacacaaataaatcagTATGGTTGTTTACACTGAAATCAGTGAACTCAGTTCAATTAAGTTCAAGTTCTGTTTTTTCTGTCAAGAAAATCAGTCCTTACAGCTGTGTTCGGAATCCCAGTCCATTAAAGGAAATAACTTTTTGGTATATTCTTACTTTATCCGGTGAAAGGAGGATAAACTGAAAATTTGGGTACTTCACGACTTTCCAGGTCGACGTGGGAGGCTCGCCATCAATACAAAGAATCCAGGGAAACCGGGAAAATCTCCTCAGAAAAAAACCTGGCCTGATCACAGACcagaatatataaataagtttaatgtgttcaaaataagttaaaaaacatacaaaatatacaacacatggaacaaataaaacacatacatgcacatgaATACTATAAAATgagatattataataaaatacctGTCAAATTCACAATGCCCTTATCTCTCTATGGCCTTTTCACACACACGCGATTTCAAAATGGCGTCAGTGCACTGTAAACGCAATGCAACATGCGGTCTGACTTCAACACACTCTTAAACTCACTATCATGCTAAATAACAACTATTTTGCAGGTACAACTTGATTTAGTACAGCTACCAACACTTTTAAACAGTTTAGGAATCGTAACATACCGTATTCTATCCTTTTTGTTCAAGTTTACTCCTCTCTATTGCTCAGATAACCGGTCTCGTCTCTgctctgtgtctctctctgccGGCAAgctggaaggggcggagctaacaACCCGATCCTACAATTGGCTGTTACTTTACCTTAAACTACATTTGTATAcatgaattttattttgcttattatattaataaagacttgtagatataataataatatgattatactgctctgaataatattataaataattattcaactaTTTCACCAGGGTTACACTTTCCCCCCCTGAAATCATGCAAGTCCCTTTGCATGCTCTGAGTGGCTGATTAGTCACTACATTCAATGAGGCATCAGGTAAGTTGGAAAGGGTACCGGGACTTTCAACACCATTTAGGGAGCTAACAATGGCAGAGCTTAACCCCTGAAAGAGAGACTGGACAACATAAGAAAGGGGATTCCCGAGTTGAAGATAGTTAAGTCTGTTAGGTTCCTCTCTTTGTCTACTTGAGCGTCTGAGTGGTACATTTGGATTATGTCCTCTCTCAGCTTTGGGCTGTTCCTTCTCCACAGAAACATCTGATATTACAGTACTTTCCTCCACTTCCTCTTTATCTCCACCTTCAACAGGTATGTAAGTTTCTGTTTCCTCTTCAGGTGTGTGACCTTTCACAGTGTCATGTGGATCATTAACAGGTGAATCGTCAACTGAAATATCAGCAGGTAAGTATTCCTCTGGAGCATTATCAGGTGAGTATGTATCGGGAACATTGGCAAAGGAATTGTCAGCTGGAGTGTCAACATGTGAGTAATCTTTTGGAGTATCAACAGGTAAGTATGGTGTATTGTTACCTTCTGAAGGCTTTAGATTAACTGAATCTGTATTCAAAGAAACATTTGAAGTTCCCTTTGATTTGTGTATGTTATGGACTGTAGAAAACCGTACAGTTTCCATTTCTGGGAGAGTATCATGATGACCATTAGGATATTCATCCTCTGGATCAGAGATGTTGTCATCATCAGATGGTTCTTTGCCAGGGTTTCTCCGTGTCCTAGGTTTAGAGGGAGGTTTGGTTAATGGGTGGCTTGAAATTTCTGAAGCTGGTAAAAATCCACAAGGAAGCAGAAGGTCCCTATGAAGTGTACGGAGAGGGCTATCCTTTGTTTCAGGACGAACAGTATACACGGGCAAGTCACCTGCTCGTTTCACTACTACATACACCTCGGACTCCCACTTGTCTGCTAACTTGTGTTTACCTCGTAACCGAACGTTCCTCACCAACACACGGTCATTGACTTCCAAGGATGAGTTTGTCACAAGTTTGTCAAATCTGATTTTATTCCTCTCAGCATTCTTTAATGCTTTATTAGATGCAAGCAAATAGCTCTCTTCCAGATGTGACTTTAGATGTTTTACATATTCAGAATGGGATGTTTTTGGGTGATCATGATATGGTAAACCAAAAGCAAGGTCTACAGGCAACCTAGGTTGGCGCCCGAACATCAACTCATAAGGGGTGAATCCTGTCACTTCATGCTTCGTGCAATTATATGCGTGAACCAACGGCTTAACAAAATCCTTCCAATGAACTTTATCTTTCTCTTCTAATGTGCCAAGCATGTCCAGCAGGGTTCTGTTGAAGCGTTCGACAGGATTTCCCCTTGGATGGTAAGGTGTTGTTCGAATTTTCTTGATGCCAGATATGTCACAAAGCTCTTTGATTGTGCGTGACTCAAAGTCTGGGCCCTGGTCACTATGTAAGCGTTCTGGGAACCCATAGTGCACAATAAAGTTTTCCCAGAGACACTTTGCTACGGTTCTTGCCTTTTGATTTGGTGTAGGGATAGCCACAGCATACTTAGTGAAAAAATCTGTGATCACCAAGATGTCCTTTGTGTTGCTGCGGTCAGGTTCTATCGAAAGATAGTCCATACAGACTAGTTGTAGTGGTCGGGTGGCCTGGATGTTGACCAAGGCCGCTGCCTTTTGAGGGTGAGACTTTCTTCGCACACAACGACCACATGTCTTGATTTTCTGTTCTACATCGGCAGCCATTTTTGGCCAAAAAAATCGTGTTCTAACCAGATCCAACGTCCTTTCAATCCCCATGTGACCCATACTATCATGCAAACTACTCAACACAGAGGATCTTAGTGCTTCTGGAAGTATTAGCTGGTAAGTAATGGAATCCTTATCTCTCCGTTTCCTGTAGAGAACTCCGTCCTTTAACTCAAGGCGGTTCCACTCCTTCAAGTAGTACGGAAGACAAAGAAGTTCCTTCCTTACTGCAGGTGATGGTTTTTCTCCTGACTCCAAGTGTGATATCACCTCTCGAAGAACTGGATCGGCCCTTTGTTTGTCACCAAGATCTTTTGAAAGGTGCAATAGATCGACTGACCCATCTGAGCTACTTTCTTGTTCATAACAGTCTGGTATGGAACATGAACACAGTGACAGGGAGTTTAAAAGAGCAATGCCTGGCTCAGCGTCAGCTGAAAACCTAACAAAGTGCTTCTCACAGATAGCTTGGATGACTTCACTTGTGACATAGACAGAATCTTCTGCATTTGCCATTTGATGTTGTATGAACTGCTGGATCCTCTCTCGTTCCTTTTGGTTCATATGACTTTCTGGTGATGGATCCTGAGGTCGCCTTGAAAGACTATCAGCATCAACATTCAACTTGCCTGCCCTATACTGCAGTGTAAATGAAAAAGTGGAAAGGGCTGCAAGCCAACGATAGCTAGTAGCATCCAACCTTGCAGTGGTAAGAACATGTGTAAGAGGGTTGCTGTCAGTAATGACAGTGAATTGACTACCATAAAGATAGTCACTAAACTTTTCAGCAACTGCCCATTTAAGAGCAAGAAACTCTAGTTTATGTGCTGGATACCTAGATTCACTGTATGACAGTCCTCTGCTTGCAAATGCAATAGCACGTAACTGTCCATCTTGGTTCTGATACAGTGCAGCTCCTAACCCTTTGGCACTAGCATCTGTATGGAGAAAATAAGGGAGCTTGGGGTCAGCGAAGCCCAGTACTGGTGCACTAGTTAGCTTTTTGATGATGGACTGAAAAGCTTCCTCGCAAAGGGATGTCCAACGACCTCCAAATGGTTCCTTAGGGTTATGGTACTGACCCTTCTTGTCACTCTTTTTAGTGCTCTTCCTTAATGGTGGGTATCCTGATGTAAGATCATTGAGTGGCTTCACAATCTTGgaataatctttaataaatcgGCGATAGTAGCCGGAAAAGCCAAGAAATGACCTCAGTTCTTTTAGATTCTTGGGACTCGGCCAGGTTTTTAAGGCTTGTATCTTTTCTGGATCTGTTTCCACTCCACGTTCTGACACAATATGGCCTAAATAACGGACAGAAGTTTGAAAGAATTTACATTTCTCCAGAGACAGTTTCAGCCCGTATTCCTTTAGGCGAGATAGAACATTCAACAGACGTCTTTCGTGCTCCTCAAGAGTGTCTGAGAATATTATCAGATCGTCCAAAAAGACCAGTACTTGTTTAAGATTAATATCTCCCATACACTTCTCCATCAATCTTTGGAAAGTACTTGGTGCGTTGGTCACACCCTGGGGCATACGATTGAATTCCCAGAACCCCAGTGGGCAGACAAATGCGGTTTTAAATTTGTCTGACTCCTCAACTTCTATCTGGTAGTACCCAGATTTTAAATCAAGCACGGAAAACCATCTTGACCCTGTCAGAGCAGAGAAAGCCTCCTCAAGATTTGGCAGAGCATACGCATCTTTCACTGTCTGAAGATTCAGTTTTCGATAGTCAATACACAGCCTTACTTCCCCATTCTTCTTCCTTACTACCACTATGGGTGAAGAAAAGGGTGACTGTGACTCTCGAATGACTCCACTGGCAAGGAGATCACGAAGATGCTGACGGACTGCCTCAACATCATGTGGGTGGATAGGCCGTGCTCTTTGCTTAAAAGGAGTTTCATCATTTAACTGTATGCGATGTTTCACTTTTTGAGTGTGACCAAAGTCTAGGTCATGATGACTGAAAACTTCAGGCATTTCTCTGAGCCTTTTGGTGATGCGATCTTTCCACCCTTGGGGTAGTGGGGATTCACCAAAATTTGAGGAAAAATCAAGCTCTTGCACAGATAAGTGTTCATCCTCAAAGGTGGCATTTGGTTGAGAGAGTACTGAGTCAACCACATGAAGTTCAGCAATAGTACACCTTGGTGGAATGGTTATTTGATGTTCAGTTTCATTTGTAAGCACCACTGGAAGACAGCAATGCTGGCTTTTTGGAACGGTTAATAAACATCTTTTAACAAACACCCCACCAGGTAAGGATGAGTTAAATGGTTGCTCCACTACCACACACTTGTCAACTCCAGAAGGCACTTCAACGGAACCTTCCACCACTACAGTCTGTCCTGCAGACATGACCTCAGGTACATTGCCTTTTAATCGTACACAACCAAGGATACCACTTGTGTTTTGTTTCCGCCTTGCCTCCAGTGTGCGCAAAACCACTCTGTAACCAAATGCAGATGGTTGGTAAGTTGGAGGATTTATCTTCAAATTCTGCTCATAAAGAACATCCAATGTGTTCGTGCCAATTAGGACCATAGACTGATCATGGGATTTCACATCAGGCACTACTAATGCGATGGTAGGTACTTCAACACTCACCCCCAGGAACTCCTCTGGAAAAGCGATAATAACTTCAATATAGCCTTCATATGGGACAGAAATGCCATTGGCTCCTTCTACTTCCAAGATGTCATTTATGGGGTTAATGGGATACACAGAAAGATGTTGCTCATAAAAGGATTTGGGGACTGTTGTAACTTGTGACCCCGTATCCAATAAACACTGACACATTTCACCAGCTATGCTGATTTCTGCAATGCATCTAGCACCAACTAACCCTTTTGGAAGTGTAGCATTTGACATTCTGGAAGATTGACATTTGTTTGAGACACGTTTAGAAGTGGGACAATCTGATTTGAATTCAGCCCCCGTCTGTCCCTCAACACGGGCTGGCTTTAGTTTAAATGAGGGCTAAGGGTGGAGTTCTGAGAGTCCCACTGCAGCTGCTTCTCTCTCAGCAGCTTACGCTTTGTAGCGACAAGAACAGGGTTGGGTTCGGAAGTGCATGAAGCAGCTACATGGCCATCTTCCCCGCATACAAAACAGTATCCTGGTCTTGGCCTGTCTGTTGACTTCTTACTGACTGAATTTGCTCTAACGGTAGCAGCAGTTTGATTTTTGTCTTTGCCCTGGCTGCCTACTGCTTCTCGTACTGGCAATTTCTTTTGAGGTTTAGGCTTGGCCATAAAACTGGATAACTGACTTTGGAGCTTGACTATTTGTTTCTTGAGCTCTTGTGTTTCAGTTGCACTTGAAACCGCACCTGAAGCCTCTTTCTGCTCCAACTCAGCAGAAACCCATGTTCTTTGAGAGTGCATCAGTGCTTTTTGTTTAGCAGACCCAAGATGTTTTTTCATACGATCAAccttagctgtgtgtttatcctCTTCTGTGCGTAACATCAGCAGAAGTTTTGCAAAGGAAGGAGGATGGTCACGTTTTTGCTCAAGCTGCAGATCAGTAATTAAGTCATTGTCCCAACAGCCTCTACAAAATTGTCTGAGAAGATATCGGTCTGATTCGTCAGGCATAATACCACCTCTTTTGATAGTTACACTCAAGGCTGTTTGTAATCTATACAGATAAGTTGAGGGTTTCTCACCAGCATCCTGCAGCGTATTCATAAATCTTGCAAGGAGCTCATCTCCATCCTCAACAATACCAAAAGCTGAATCTAGTAATTGAAGATAAACAGAAGATGGAGCATCAGGGCGTAGATGTTTAATAACATCAGCTGCAGGTGGCAAGAGACTGTCCACCATCTTCCTAGACACATGCAAGTCAGACATG from Danio aesculapii chromosome 3, fDanAes4.1, whole genome shotgun sequence harbors:
- the LOC130219290 gene encoding uncharacterized protein LOC130219290 — protein: MAADVEQKIKTCGRCVRRKSHPQKAAALVNIQATRPLQLVCMDYLSIEPDRSNTKDILVITDFFTKYAVAIPTPNQKARTVAKCLWENFIVHYGFPERLHSDQGPDFESRTIKELCDISGIKKIRTTPYHPRGNPVERFNRTLLDMLGTLEEKDKVHWKDFVKPLVHAYNCTKHEVTGFTPYELMFGRQPRLPVDLAFGLPYHDHPKTSHSEYVKHLKSHLEESYLLASNKALKNAERNKIRFDKLVTNSSLEVNDRVLVRNVRLRGKHKLADKWESEVYVVVKRAGDLPVYTVRPETKDSPLRTLHRDLLLPCGFLPASEISSHPLTKPPSKPRTRRNPGKEPSDDDNISDPEDEYPNGHHDTLPEMETVRFSTVHNIHKSKGTSNVSLNTDSVNLKPSEGNNTPYLPVDTPKDYSHVDTPADNSFANVPDTYSPDNAPEEYLPADISVDDSPVNDPHDTVKGHTPEEETETYIPVEGGDKEEVEESTVISDVSVEKEQPKAERGHNPNVPLRRSSRQREEPNRLNYLQLGNPLSYVVQSLFQGLSSAIVSSLNGVESPGTLSNLPDASLNVVTNQPLRACKGTCMISGGESVTLVK
- the LOC130220560 gene encoding general transcription factor II-I repeat domain-containing protein 2; amino-acid sequence: MYDNLTGEERSKKLTQLEASLISQQQYFSRARESNENSTKASYEVATLIANHCKPFTEGEFVKGCVMTMVKKICPEKQQEFAKVCLVRNTVARRIEEVSSDIKRQLGVRGKEFEFFSLACDESTDASDTAQLLIFLRGVDNEMNVTEELLDLQSLKAQTKGTDLFSSVCAAMDDMKLPWKKISGIITDGAPSMAGERSGLATLICNKVSEEGGQAVKLHCIIHQQVLCAKHLQYEHVMKPVIKAINYIRSRALFHRQFQQFLSEIHAEYGDVVYFTDVRWLSRGSALSRFYSLRQQISEFLAEKGQPMQELSDPMWLADLGFLVDITKHLNVLNTSLQGPDAVISQLYSHIKAFGTKLKLFERHLSQTQPNTAHFSALQEIMARFPESNVNAQTKRYASDIKSLAEEFRQRFRDFTAIEKDIALFSSPFSVDTDNVPDHLQLELIELQCDAESRSRHQQLSLANFYRQLDKGRFQEIREFAKKMLSLFGSTYLCEKTFSVMNLNKSRVRTQLTDSHLRDILRINTSAFEPDLAVVLQYRSQYHPSH